The proteins below are encoded in one region of Parus major isolate Abel chromosome 7, Parus_major1.1, whole genome shotgun sequence:
- the C7H19orf73 gene encoding putative uncharacterized protein C19orf73 homolog, with product MGEAGRYRRGTGVHGEKGQPAGGCEPARRREQAARSGRAARWGRRQVRARLAPLPPAAPGRLRLGGARLGAGGARRSLGSRSCLRMTPPRLRPPLPSPAAAAAAAGKVGLRHRRLLGGGDAVQRCGQVALAPRPVSPAPRLPPELAPSRRPPRAGVGPAPRP from the coding sequence ATGGGCGAGGCAGGGAGGTATCGCCGCGGGACGGGCGTGCACGGGGAGAAGGGTCAGCCGGCGGGCGGCTGCGAGCCGGCACGGAGGCGGGAGCAGGCGGCGCGCTCGGGCCGCGCGGCGCGATGGGGCCGGAGGCAGGTGCGTGCGCGGCTGGCGCCGCTCCCGCCGGCCGCCCCTGGGCGGCTCCGGCTCGGCGGGGCTCGGCTGGGCGCCGGCGGAGCGCGGCGCTCGCTCGGCTCGCGATCGTGTTTGCGCATGACCCCTCCCCGCCTGcgccctcccctcccctccccggcggcagcggcggcggcggcggggaagGTTGGCCTCAGACACAGGCGGCTGCTCGGCGGCGGCGACGCAGTGCAGAGGTGCGGGCAGGTTGCGCTGGCCCCGCGCCCCGTCTCTCCCGCGCCCCGCCTGCCTCCGGAGCTCGCTCCCAGCCGGCGGCCTCCCCGCGCCGGTGTCGGGCCGGCCCCCCGGCCATGA